GGGAAGATTGGTTTCGTCGGTTTTCAGGAAGAGTTCGTCGTCGACGATGATGGCGAAAAACAGGTCGTCGCAATATACACCCGCCCCACCGAACATGCGTCGGGTCCGAATCGTGCCGAGCCCCTCGAACAATTCTCTGACGTATTCGATGTAATCGTTGCTGACGGGCATGGTTTGGCCGGTTATTCGGGCTTGTGACAGACGGCCTCGATATTGTGACCGTCCGGGTCGATGACGAAGGCGGCG
This sequence is a window from Gammaproteobacteria bacterium. Protein-coding genes within it:
- a CDS encoding TfoX/Sxy family protein; protein product: MPVSNDYIEYVRELFEGLGTIRTRRMFGGAGVYCDDLFFAIIVDDELFLKTDETNLPDYLEYGMEPFRYTSKNGRTETMRYYPLPADIMEDNDALQLWARKALDVALRAKRS